The sequence ACTTAAGTTTGTATTCGTGTTTTTACTCAAGCCGgtaaaatattaagaaaaatcaGCCACAAATATATATACaacacattttccaattattctaCTGTTTGAATTACTCCAATACTCCTTCTCTCAGCACAggtaaattcaatttctggTATTTCAGATTAGTCATGAAAGCGAAGACGATCCTCAATAGTGGAAAGTAAGTGCAACGCCAGCTGTCGGATCAATCCAAAATTACTACTAGAGAAGGTATAGTAGTTGTCATggtagcaaaaaaaatattatgagtTTTTGTGTTAGGCAAAATAGAGTCAGAGAGTGAGAAGTATAATTGGtcatattttttccttttctgcCGTACTCGGAAGGCTGTGCTCTGCACAAACAAAAGAGATAGAGCATAACTCTGGCTGACGAATGAGTGAATAACCGAACAATTCTGGCTGAGGAACAGATTGTGGGAAGGTAAGTAAACCTTGGAGATCTTTCCCGTGTTTTAGATAAACTCGCTAAACAATTCAATGAATTGGTTTGATTTCCGAAATTCACCATTCCAAGTTTGTTCACGTTCAAGTCACATAAAATTCTCATGGGTTCTATAATTAGTTCTAACTATCTACGGGCTAAatgaatcttcaaaaattttagtttttgataagaaaaacacaaaaaaaatttatcaacactttcaaaacaacaaagaaaaaattcttcCTATATTTGTGTTTCAATGGTCTAGTTTTTGTAATGCTATGTTTTTGCGCAGGGAAACGGTCAGAACAGTAGTTTAAACTTTAACTTtgtttaaattcaaaacaGGAGTGCGCCAGCcgggaaattatttaaaattatttatataatgcaaaaattaccaaatattataataaaattttccaaaacttcaaatgtcttatttcgagtcaaaaacTAATGAAAACTGAGTTTGCCACGCAAGCATTCTAAAACACCGTCGCATGTTCAAGCCTCTTTAATGGTGAAAtgttaatatttaaaacataattcACACTTGAGAAATCAATATCCAAAACCACGAACGTCTATTCTGTTTTAATACTTAATATCtctctaaaacaaaaaacttctgACGCACATCAGAAGTTCTACAGACCCtttcatacaattttcttAAGAAAAGCAAAAATCCTTACTCTACATTCTTATCATAACATCTATTGATGGAAAATTACTGGAATAAGTTATTGCTTTGTCATTTTCTGTTTGAAGCCCAGAATGAGATATACAGATGAATATTCATTAGCTCCTCACACTCCATCTCTCTGCGGCTACCCAAGAATATTTCGCTATATTTCGCTAATTTCTTCTCCGCGGGGGGAAATTGGCAGCCCTTGAAAACTATGTGTATGAGAACAAacttttcaagctcaaatttgattttattagaCGCTAGTGTGTTGCTGTTATTTAGtaaataatttcaacttttatcaAATATAAAAGCATTGTGTTCTCATTCCAATACCTCACTTCACCAATGTTTTaaagtcgttttttttctttttcccttccttcaaaaaataaaacctgATATCACCACCAATTACATTTCGGTTTTCCCATAACCTGACACCATGGCTACAAGTAAACGTCtcatttttccttttgttattttcttgGTTGGAACAACCGCTGCTTTGTCAAGAGAGACACTCatcaacgaattttttttggtgtatGTCTCACATGATATCATACTAGTTTGAAATAACTAGCAGTACCTCAAATTAACAATCGCTCGTCTCAATGTTAAGCTTTCCTTTCatgatttctcaaattttgataagtaCAAAGTGCAAACACTTTTGTTACCAagttaaaaagtttcaaagctGTAAAAAGCTTCGAATGCACAATTGGGCACCTCCTTGATCATTCGCTTTTTCCGAAGactattaattttgaaaatcaatgttCTATAACTACAGTTTAATAGTTACAAgtcatttttattcatttactttttaaatcaaattcatTTCTCATACTTTTTCACACTTCtcctgtaaaaatttttgaataatttcaaataggGTCATTAATCttctattttgaatttgaatacgAGAATAGCCCGAATAATTTTCTCCACGTTTTTTCATGACTTTTCTGTTATTCgattatcaaaacttttttctcttctgtctcttttttcttttcaaacatGGGCATATCGctcaaaattgctcaaaaatctcaaactcAACGTTATCACGCAACTATGTAGAAACTTTGACTGTATCGGTGATTAtgattaattttattttgtgcgCAATTTATAACatgtttcagaatgttttaTGTCAAATCTTTAAATATATTGCACAGTTAAGAACGTGTTGgtctgttttaaaaaaaataattttaaggtTACCTATTTTacggattttcaaaatgctctATTCAGTCATTATAATAtgagaatacaaaaaagtacaaaaaggCTAACTGTCAGAGTTAAAAGCAAAATTGATTAGAATGTAACAAGGTTCAATCAGATAAGCTGAGCTATTCTCGtttaattagttttgaaaCCTCCTATCTTcagttgaataaaaattacaagaaaataTGGATCTATTTAAAGACTATAAACGTTTAGATATTATTATGCTATTAAACTGTATTTTATACTGTTTTTGCAGATatggaagttcaaaaaaaaaaaacaacaaaataagtcattttccgaattattaattttttagacattCGTCTATAATTTCTTTTccataattcaaaattcatcatttcttcttctttaaATGCAGCATCTGTTGTattgacaaaaaaactaaagcgTTTTTGTAGACATTGAACCTTTATAACAAAACAACAGGATTTGTCTAttatattaaataaaatcCAACTAATAATTAGGCCAAAAAAACGTCTGGGTCCATTTTAGAACGCTTGAATCAGATAAGAAACTGGCAATTGATTAACATGCATATTATCTGTGCTGAAACTCTCGCTAATTGTAGATTTTCCCAAACTTTTGCAAGAGGCCTTCAACTGTATTTGAGAAACATTCAAtgattaacatttttcaaaaatctcgagACGCCATAGATTTTGTTCTTCAAGTAATCTGGTTCAAgcttaaataaaaactcactaaaACTCATTTCGATTGGAAAACAAATCGTTCTTTTgctaaataaatgaaaattcatgCTTGACTAATTCGATTCTTACGAGTACACACACGACTCCCTAAGGGTTCTTGACGATGGGATAAAGGGTTTCTTTTGCAGTCAGAAGGCACCCGTTAATTTGAATccactttccatttttttcctcCCATTTCTTCATCCCGATGGCTCCGCTGATGTCGGGTTTTTAGTTTCACTGTGATGTTAGATTTGTAAAATGAAAAGGTTAACACAATAGTTATTATCTATGAAAAAGTTAACGTCATATGTATAGATTCTCAATACTGATAACCTTTTCATTTTAAACTCTAAATACTGGAATATCAAGTAAATAAATATCATTCTGTCTGATCATCAATGTTCTGATCAAGTAATTCTCCTAAAGCACATGATCAGTCTACCTTCCCCAAGCATATTGTTTTTCGGCCAACAGGTAATGCAAAGATGAGAGCTGTAAAGCAAGCCGTATGCTTCTCATAACACCGTCAATTAACTTGTGCGCCAATTCTGACAACTCGCgagagtttttatttttttgttatcgCATAATTATAATAGTCGGTTTTCCTCTaatcgctgaaaaaattctcaacGTTTCGTTGAGCATATGAACTCAAAAGTTTAAACATCCCATTTTATTTTGAGACTTTTTAATTCCACCaaagaattaaaaactttaattatttGGCTGTATGATAAGCGcgagttaaaaaataatttttagtataataaaataaaaacgtgtgaaATATTTTGTGTTCGTAGGCTtagaaaaattgcacttttatgtttaagagaaaaaatagaTATTACCGTATTTTGAATaatgaacatttcaaaatatttttagaatgttttttttttcaaattcgcaaAACTGAATTCTTCTTTTTGGTAAATTCCAACACTGACAGTAACATAATCTAACACAACTTTGAAAAGgtttttccagtattttttattgtagatATTGCTACTCATCATTGGATTTGTGGAACCTATGTAGTGATAGATAgatatttaaaggtggagtaccaaaATCTgggactttgcttttttatacccaaaatagtccaaaactactgaatttcgtaatgagacgtttttaaaataactcaaaaaaaaagttatggtggttcaaagttttggaaaaagtagcccattttcagctaaaatcaaaatttattttgggtATAAAAAGCAAAgccccagatttcggtactccacctttaaacaaacttaacttaaattttgaggtaacttttaaaacatttatctCGCATTTTTTCTTGTGGTTTTTGTTACATTTACTAATTTTTGGTGTTTCATAGCAATTAAGTTTCGGAATAATACACATGTATCATGTGTTAAAAAATCTATGTTTCGTGTCAATAAAGCATATGTGATCGTTGTCTACACATTAACATCATTGTCTAATAATATTTCATTGTTTCCCATTAAAGCGAATAACTCTACTCCTGCAGTCATACTTTATACAAGTTCCATGAAACTTCTCCATACCCACATACCTCGGCTATATCAACATTCACTCAGAACATGTGACACGCCAATTTACCAGATTAGCCGTATCTTTTGTTCAAGTTAAATGTATGTTAAATGACAACATTTGTCTATTGCTGTATTAGAAGTATATCACTTTTTAGCTGCAACGTTTTCTAAAGAGCTATggtgattatttttcaatagaattgtcacatttctgaaatcagatgaaaaaattagtgaaGATTTATCAGCGTCTAACTGAAACGGAACAGAACAAACCTATCTGTTATTcctttaaaatctaaaaattttatgggCAAAGCTGAACAATGTAGTTAATATCACACCCAAATAGgtagaatatttttaaaactgtatttcaatattctatgtacaactttttttgaaattttggaactttccGAATGTTTGAAAtgcccaaaaatttgattggCCTCACAATCTACAGTATTATCGTAAACACTAATCTTGAACCAAAATTCCAGCCACATGTCTCAGCTCCCTTATGAATTCATTGTTGATGTTTTCTTAACGCGCTTATGTATGTAACgtgtaattatttttgtggTTGCTTGCCATTTATAATATGAACATAAGTTTGAACTCTGATTTCCGAGCTCCGCCTATCTTCTACGTTTCGATTCCCAGATGCGGACAGTCAAACGACGTCTTGCTCCCAGATTAAGCTTTCCAATTTGGTTTTCCCACCCAGACTTCAGATTGCTGTTCTTaatcttttttcaaagtgcgtattttttgcagaacttCTTTCTCGACCCGCCTCTTCATCATTCGACAACGACGAGAGAATGGGAGCGTGCTCATCGTGCTTGCGTCTTCTGCTCGACGCCGAATCCGACGTCAAAATCCATGGTAGGTAATCCGCCCAGAAAATCTTGTGTTCACGTATGTAAAAACCAAAAGTTTGAACTTAGAAATGTTTGAGTAAAGTGGTAAATATATGTAGACTACAcgttttcgaaatatttgtaatttttcaattttacagttATCGAACCAACTTCGATCAACAATGGAGAGGGCTCATCAGTAGTCCATCGCGACGCAACAGCACCACCAACGCCACCCGTTGTGCCAACCTCAACGTTACAAGTTCCAGGCCTCCAGAGAGCGCGCACACCGGAACCCAATGATCGTAAGTTTTGTGGGCATGCTAACAGAGCAACTGGCTGATTTAGTGACAACATTAGCTTTTTGACGGGTCTATACTTTCAATCATATGTTTCACGCCTcgcaatttaaatttctgtattttaattttgtacgCAGCTGTAAACATTGTCAAGAAAGTAAAGTGGTCTAACGAAAGCTAGTTATAGTCAATTCCATAGTGGACATCGTAAATCGTAAATTTCTTATACAATTTAtaacacattttcagataattaacgcgcccaattttcaaataaagcatCACTCGTTTGGAGTTACAGCCAATGATTTTGATTTCGCATGCCTGAAATTAACCAGAAAACATGAGTACGTTTTTACTAAAAACTTCTATATTGCGGAAATGACAATAGTACAAAGAGTCTACTTAAAGAATGGATAGCACTTTATAACACCGTGTTAATTGAACTCAATTTGTGataatgttttaataaaaagtgtGCAATTTAAATTTGACTAATTGAATGCGTTCTAACGATTGATCAGCGCCAGTAGAtaatttgttaaaaaccaaTCCTATGGTGTCAAAATGATTGAACATCTTAGTCAAAACAaggcaactttttttgttaaatgagTCGGTAAAATGAACTTAAATTCTCTTGTACCAATTCTTTCCTACACGTTTCATAAAGTCAACAAAAAGAATGCAACTTGCGTCATTGCTTTAATTATCCGTCAATAAAAACCCTCCGGGGACTACTAAAGTCCAAAATATCAACCTAGAGTGACACTcgcctttaaaaataaacaacttcttaatttttcaaatttcagcacgTGTGGCCAACCTGTAATTATTTACTCCTCGCATCTCGATTCATTTCATCCGGTCTCAGCTTCTTTACTCCTTTTAACTTAGTTTAATTAATCTATCAagtttttgcccattttttttcttcatggACTGAGCATGTTGCaagccaatttttattttaattttatatttcttgatacacaataaattattttcacatgACTCTCTACAATTTTGAGCCGCTAAATAGTCGCAACTTACATGCCTACTTTGTGCCTACCAGAGTACATATGCACTGcagaaataatcattttttgcttaatttgtattttacagttttattcTAAATAAATTACTTGAATATAGGCAATAAACTATTTTACGTACACTATACAAGAACCAAACGTTAATGTTAATATGCAAAAGTAGGCGGCAGGTAAGCACGTAGGCTTAtaaaatttccgccaaataaGACAATTTTACAAAGTGcaatgtttttcaatgttataaaatttgattatgGCTTTATTAGAATGTCAATTCATGGTAAAACATGGAATAAATGTGTGATAATGAGGAGATgtggtaatttttaaaagtacaatgaaaaaagaaaaccgaaaGCTATGcaatcaaattgaaatatcaCAGTCGCGAGAACTCTCTTTGTTAGTGCACAACACGGGAACACACAACAACATGGAAGATTTTGTTCATATGAACTCACAAATTTGGGTGACAGATAGAAACATGTAAAAATGGTAATTTTGGCAAGAATCAGATGTTCATAGATCATTAGAGAGGAAAAAGAGATCATCAAATAAGATGTGTAGTTGGTCATccattaaaataattaaatgctcgcttttttggcaaatttcacCCAATGCTCAACTGTTTGCCGCCCCAAATCTAGCACGATAGATTTCGCCTCTCGTTCGCTGTCAAATCGGGATGATCCACCTTGATTGTGAGCAGATTCCAATTCTTTTGtgaactgtaaaaaattaataatttcagcggaactttttttaaaatttactgaTACTAATTAGAATGGTTTACACATATTGATGAACTAAACTCTGAAGAGTAGAtacataaaaaaaactttattccaattttttttaaacagtaacATAAtcgagttttcaagattttctcAATAATGTTTTGTTTGATGCAATTTATTACTCCATTTAGTTTTAATTGTTGGATGGTATGTATACTAACTACTCTTGAGCATTACTGCCTTTCACCTTTATGAGTTTAGtcatcactttaaaaattttaataaccGTTCTTTAAAACGTATTGAAAGTTTTGTCTCAAGCTGTTTTCGTGTACAAAAAGTAATGGGTTAAATtagaataacttttttttaaatgaaaaatggtgcgattgaaaatttttcaattccgactcTCGATACCTCGCTTGCTATGCATtaagtttatcaaaaaatatgtctTTTTTTTGGGTATAGATTAAAGCTTAAGCTTTAGAAAAGTTTAGTAtaccattttaaattttgaataactaGAAAGACAAGTCCTTACCTCTGGCTGGAATGGTTCATCATCGCTACTTTCCCTCCATCCCTCACTGGAATCGTACAATGGGTTGACTCTCATTATGAACTCGCATAGCTGCTCAAAGTCTCGACTCTTCAAATAACaattataaaagtttaaagaaTATGTGCTCGTGCAACACTCACCTGCATTTGCAGTGAATTGCGCACAAAATTACCGTCCCTGTTTGTACGGCCCGATCGAGCTGATATTCGCGTCGATTTCATTCCAGCTGCGTTGGAtcgtctggaaattttcgaaatattgaattaaaatgtcgtgaatatatttttttagcatttcgaaaaagaaacaagCATACTTAGAAACATTATGTCGCCCATGCATTCTGAAGGGGTGACTCGATCTTCGTTTTCTGATTTGATATCGAATCGCCGCACATGTTAAGATTTCTTTGTATGTCAAGCGCATTCTGTCATTGAAATATGCATAAATAAATGGGTTACAGGTATGATTGCACAAccataactgaaaaaataactttgcaagtttcaattttaagtttagAAGTTTTGAAGCTTACGAGATGAAGAATAACTAATTGCCACCCGGAAAGATATTCAAATGCATATGGTTTgatgaaaaagagaaatgtAGAAATTGTGCACAAAATTGATGGGTAGAAGAATTGAAACGTCAGTCGAGCCTTGAAATTGCCAGTTACAATTATTTCATTGAGCGCTAAAATTACCTGTTTCCTGAATCTGTTTGCTGAGTTTTGATTAAGTTtgtttttgctgattttcttttttacttgacgaattttcagcaaaaccaAAGTTGAGCACACCCATTGAGCTCCAAGACCGAGCAGATTTGCAGCGCAAAGAAGTGTGAAAAACAGGGctagaatatcaaaaattgtacatttttaattaaaagtgCAACATACTCGTGTGAGGTCTTGGTTCTAAAAAACTGATACTCCACATAGTTCTCTGTATTCCAATCATTGGCTGGGACAGTGTTCCAACAAGTGCCGCTGCAATTCCGACTATCCATGTACTTGCAGAACAAGCAACAGCAACTGATACTTGATTGAGTGCTCTTGCTTTAGTTCCATAATAACATATTGCAATGCATCGGTTCGTTCCTAGCATTGCGTAGctgatctgaaaatatgaattactTTAAAGCGTTAATTatagaaaaagtttcaaattttttatttaaaaaattttcttcaggttaagatttttcttttcgcTTGGAGAATgttattttaaagatattaaagcaaaacttaaatttattcacttctggaaaaattaataaaggtAGGTTTTTTCTTGGTACAAGAGTGAGCTGACAAAGCCTCCTGCGGATAAGAGATTTGTCAGGGTTACAGGTGGCGTTTTTACCTCTTCTCGTCTCAAGCATGCCCGATTTACCTGCCTTGAACCAATTTCACTACCCACTTTCCGAGCCGGCTTGGTGAGCCTTTGGGTTGGGTGGGGTTGATCTTACGACCTCTTAGGTAAAAGTGCTACACCACCACCACTTAGACACTCGTGCCCCCTAAAACTGAGTGtactaatattttttgaaatattttgtaatGTTTTTATAGTTAAGTTAGTTTACTAACAAATATTCATAGATTCTGAGAGGTAggctatagttttttttttttaacttttttgcaaaacaaaaaatttaggtaTTCAAAGaacttattttttggaacaagaTAGTGTTCTTTCTGAGTTGAGCCCCCTTTTGTTAAATATATGTCTGCAATTTTTCTTGCGAAAAGGAAGtatgtcacttttttttcatattttctctgaaatttaatattggTGACATAGAGGCCCGCCTTCACTTATGCATATTTTGCAGTTAAACACTGACCACTCCAGCTGTCCATGCAGCGACAAATGAAAACGAGAGCACCGCGTGAATATTTCCAGTCTCGAAACCAGCTGCTGATGAATCTGTTTTTGAGTCGTTTCGGAGCGACACAGGGGCAATCTATAATAAAACGTTCAGATAGTGCAGcttgaacttgaaaaaattaagagatgtcgaaatttccaaaaaatagatttcttgaaaaattacctTCTGGTATGGTTCTTCAAGACTGGGAATGAATGACGTGAGATCATTTGGATTTGGCCACATAACATCCATCCCGCATGCTACACcagctgaaattaaattctattattttaagtattttgcaaaacttaaaaaaatgtgtttatcattttgaattttgaaacagcaaattttttaGGATGAAACTATTCAGCAAACCAACTTAAATCGAAGAAAAGGTAAAACGTGGCCGCGTGGGGCAATGGATAACGCGTCTGCCTACGGAGCAGAAGATTGTAGGTTCGAATCCTGCCGTGGTCGTaacctttttaaaattcgttCTCTCTTTTTTAGGAGtacggtttgccaatttttcaaaaaacaaaagtcgatgtgtcaaaaattatttagggGGCACCCGGAGTTGAACCAGGGACCTCTCGATCTGCAGTCGAATGCTCTGCCACTGAGCTATACCCCCATGTGGTCAGCAAatatttgacttttttaaGAAAAGAGAGAGGGAATTGGCGGACAAGAATCATTGCAGAAAAGATAATGATAAATGGAAATCAATCGGGCTGAAGTAACAGCGCTCTATTGAACTACTTGCTAGGTTACAGTTGttgttcaaaaagtatttaggGGGCACCCGGAGTTGAACCAGGGACCTCTCGATCTGCAGTCGAATGCTCTGCCACTGAGCTATACCCCCACATTCGTTCACGCTTTGGGCTTTAGAGAAATGATGGAcaatttgttgagaaaaaaccaaaagctGTGTGGGAAATTGGACAAACGCAGACACGGTCAGTTGTCCATCCCGGCGTATTTGTCCTTCACGGAGAACGTCCAAAACAGTTTATTTGGTCATATCTCCGCAAAATGTCAATCATTTTCCCGTAGCTGGATCACTTTTGTACATGTGGGGGTATAGCTCAGTGGCAGAGCATTCGACTGCAGATCGAGAGGTCCCTGGTTCAACTCCGGGTGCCCCCTATatacttttttcttaattttgggattttttacCAAATGACTGCAAGCCGTACAGCAGAAAATGTATATTAGCCGAAAAcatcgaataaaaaaatttaaatgttttcgaCCACGGCAGGATTCGAACCTACAATCTTCTGCTCCGTAGGCAGACGCGTTATCCATTGCGCCACGCGGCCACGTTTCGGTGTGACTCAGATTTCACTTTTTACCCCCTAGAAAcattttatcaagttttttgtgATACTGATGATCAGGGGTGAGcggaaatcgaattttcggctatttcggcaattggcgaaattgccgaaaatttccgatcGCCGTGCACAGCAGTTGATGATAttgtaaaaagttttcaactactaattttttgtgaaagttACCAATTAACATGACAATACTGTCTGCCAGTGCTACATTTGCCATTATTGTGTATGCGGAAAGGCGAAACACTCGGTTGGTCAGAATCATGATAACCGTTGTTACATTGCAGAAGACTCCCAAGAGACctgcaaaaaacttttgttcgAGAATTTTCATTGTATTTATAGAGTATATAGGTTTCTCCTAGTCTCCTAGTCCCATCAGTAATAAGACCCATCAGTAATAAGCACTTGTAAATGATTCACTGTGCGCATCGAAAAAAATCCCggaggaatttttttcaatattaccAAATAGaacaaatgagaaaatatatttttaatgtttccaaaaaaaaacagtacgCCCCGACTTACCAACAGCTGTGTATGCCACACCGACAATTGAGATGTATGAGTCGAATGTGAAAAACGAGATCATATCGGCCCGATGTCTAGTAACCGACTCCATTTTTCCTTGCAACGCTACCACATACCGTGGAACAATTGATCACTgttactaaaaaaattgttgaaattggaaagtaGAAATGAGATAGAAAATAAGAATGGAGCTAGAAAATGTGGGTTGAGTCAATGAGCTAGTAGAAGAGGAGGGCATGTGCTTGAGAGCTCAAGAGCAACTATTGAATGTCACTATTTTTCAgtcaagaatttttaaagctttaacAGGCCTGC comes from Caenorhabditis elegans chromosome X and encodes:
- the K01A12.2 gene encoding uncharacterized protein (Confirmed by transcript evidence); its protein translation is MGACSSCLRLLLDAESDVKIHVIEPTSINNGEGSSVVHRDATAPPTPPVVPTSTLQVPGLQRARTPEPNDPRVANL
- the K01A12.3 gene encoding putative G-protein coupled receptor K01A12.3 (Confirmed by transcript evidence), producing MESVTRHRADMISFFTFDSYISIVGVAYTAVGLLGVFCNVTTVIMILTNRVFRLSAYTIMANVALADSIVMLIAGVACGMDVMWPNPNDLTSFIPSLEEPYQKIAPVSLRNDSKTDSSAAGFETGNIHAVLSFSFVAAWTAGVISYAMLGTNRCIAICYYGTKARALNQVSVAVACSASTWIVGIAAALVGTLSQPMIGIQRTMWSISFLEPRPHTTLFFTLLCAANLLGLGAQWVCSTLVLLKIRQVKKKISKNKLNQNSANRFRKQVILALNEIIVTGNFKARLTFQFFYPSILCTISTFLFFIKPYAFEYLSGWQLVILHLLWLCNHTCNPFIYAYFNDRMRLTYKEILTCAAIRYQIRKRRSSHPFRMHGRHNVSKRSNAAGMKSTRISARSGRTNRDGNFVRNSLQMQSRDFEQLCEFIMRVNPLYDSSEGWRESSDDEPFQPEFTKELESAHNQGGSSRFDSEREAKSIVLDLGRQTVEHWVKFAKKASI